The following coding sequences are from one Ramlibacter henchirensis window:
- a CDS encoding YeeE/YedE family protein, producing MNATPETLALLTRVVVWGALPLGLLLGAVAQATRFCVRGGIADWVSFQGPARLFSWVLSIAVGALLLQSMIGLGVFDATRTLAWNERLLWFSALGGGLLFGIGMMLAPGCPQRCLVKAGSGDLTAWATLVVIAVVAIMTLRGILAVPRVGLFDSVSVTLSRPQDLGSLLGGALGTPAGAVRAVVTLLIVAMTALFAWRVRRQLDAAAWIGGLGVGLVLALAFYLTGRIGFIAEHPETLDAAWLGTQGKRPEGLSFVAPLANAMDLLTLWTDKNTVATFGVMLSLGIVLGSHFSARWRGEYRVESFATARELRHSVVGGALMGFGGVTALGCSVGNGVTGAALLSTGSLLAVVGMVAGTVLVLRWQARVDERAQGAPAARVA from the coding sequence ATGAATGCCACGCCCGAGACCCTCGCCCTCCTGACCCGTGTGGTGGTCTGGGGCGCCTTGCCGCTGGGCTTACTGCTGGGTGCGGTGGCGCAGGCGACGCGCTTCTGCGTGCGCGGCGGGATCGCCGACTGGGTCAGTTTCCAGGGCCCGGCGCGGCTGTTTTCCTGGGTGCTCTCGATCGCCGTCGGCGCGCTGCTGCTGCAGTCGATGATCGGCCTCGGCGTCTTCGACGCCACGCGCACGCTGGCCTGGAACGAGCGCCTGCTGTGGTTCTCGGCCCTCGGCGGCGGGCTGTTGTTCGGCATCGGGATGATGCTCGCGCCGGGTTGCCCGCAGCGCTGCCTGGTCAAGGCCGGCTCGGGCGATCTGACGGCGTGGGCCACGCTGGTCGTGATCGCCGTGGTGGCCATCATGACGCTGCGCGGAATCCTCGCGGTTCCCCGCGTCGGCCTCTTCGACAGCGTGTCGGTCACGCTGTCGCGGCCGCAGGACCTGGGCTCGCTGCTTGGCGGCGCGCTCGGCACGCCGGCCGGCGCCGTGCGAGCGGTGGTCACGCTGCTGATCGTGGCGATGACCGCGCTGTTCGCCTGGCGCGTGCGCCGCCAGCTCGACGCCGCCGCGTGGATCGGCGGGCTCGGCGTGGGCCTGGTGCTCGCGCTGGCCTTCTATCTCACCGGCCGCATCGGCTTCATCGCCGAGCATCCGGAGACGCTGGACGCGGCCTGGCTGGGCACGCAGGGCAAGCGGCCCGAAGGCCTGTCGTTCGTCGCGCCGCTGGCCAATGCGATGGACCTGCTGACGCTGTGGACGGACAAGAACACGGTCGCCACGTTCGGCGTGATGCTCTCGCTGGGCATCGTGCTGGGCAGCCACTTCAGCGCGCGCTGGCGCGGCGAGTACCGCGTCGAGTCGTTCGCGACGGCGCGGGAGCTGCGGCACAGCGTCGTGGGCGGCGCGCTGATGGGGTTCGGCGGCGTGACTGCGCTGGGATGCTCGGTGGGGAACGGCGTCACTGGCGCTGCGCTCTTGTCCACCGGATCGCT
- a CDS encoding TerC family protein → MLEFLTPAFWIAVGQIILIDILLGGDNAVVIALACRGLPQKQRKLGIIYGTAGAIVLRVILIAFALALLAIPYLKLVGGLLLVWIGVKLMLPQDEGDDHANIASSDKLWGAVKTVIVADLVMSVDNVLAIAGAAESAGQHQLFLVIFGLIVSIPIIVAGSQLVLKLMDRFPIIITLGAMLLGWIAGQMIFTDPGVKAYLPESKVWEYGAAVIGALIVLALGKGLAARRPASSEPA, encoded by the coding sequence ATGCTCGAGTTCCTGACCCCCGCCTTCTGGATCGCCGTCGGCCAGATCATCCTCATCGACATCCTGCTGGGCGGGGACAACGCGGTCGTGATCGCGCTGGCCTGCCGCGGCCTGCCGCAGAAGCAGCGCAAGCTCGGGATCATCTACGGCACGGCGGGCGCGATCGTCCTTCGCGTCATCCTGATTGCCTTCGCGCTGGCGCTACTCGCCATCCCCTACCTCAAGCTGGTGGGCGGCCTGCTGCTGGTGTGGATCGGCGTGAAGCTGATGCTGCCGCAGGACGAGGGCGACGACCACGCCAACATCGCGTCCAGCGACAAGCTCTGGGGTGCGGTGAAGACCGTCATCGTGGCCGACCTGGTGATGAGCGTGGACAACGTGCTGGCCATTGCCGGGGCCGCCGAGAGCGCGGGCCAGCACCAGCTGTTCCTGGTCATCTTCGGCCTGATCGTCAGCATCCCGATCATCGTGGCGGGCAGCCAGCTGGTGCTCAAGCTGATGGACCGCTTCCCGATCATCATCACGCTGGGGGCCATGCTGCTGGGCTGGATCGCCGGGCAGATGATCTTCACCGACCCGGGCGTCAAGGCCTACCTGCCCGAGTCCAAGGTCTGGGAGTACGGCGCGGCGGTGATCGGCGCGCTGATCGTGCTGGCTCTGGGCAAGGGGCTCGCGGCCCGGCGGCCGGCCAGTTCCGAGCCCGCCTGA
- a CDS encoding zinc-dependent alcohol dehydrogenase: MLAMNYRGPYRIRAVHKAEPEIEHPNDAIVRVTRSCICGSDLHLYHGLVPDTRVGMTFGHEFTGIVEEVGSSVQNLKKGDHVLVPFNIFCGSCFFCQKELYSNCHNTNPHATAVGGIYGYSHTTGGYDGGQAEYVRVPMADVGPTVIPEDLDVDDAVLLTDVVPTGYQAAEMGDIQEGDTVVVFGAGPVGIFAAKSAWLMGAGRVIVVDHLDYRLEFVRRYAQCETVNFREVADMAVHLKKMTDWLGPDVCIDAVGAEADGSMVQRFTGVTLPLQAGAATALHWCINSVRKGGTVSIVGVYGPTFNAVPIGNAINKGLTLRMNQASVKRHLPRLIEHVRAGRLKPSEIITHRIPLEDVADAYHLFSSKLDNCIKPVLIPPSMRH; encoded by the coding sequence ATGCTGGCGATGAACTACCGAGGTCCCTACCGCATCCGCGCGGTGCACAAGGCGGAACCCGAGATCGAGCACCCCAACGACGCCATCGTGCGCGTGACGCGTTCCTGCATCTGCGGCTCCGACCTGCACCTGTACCACGGCCTCGTGCCGGACACGCGCGTGGGCATGACGTTCGGGCACGAGTTCACCGGCATCGTCGAGGAGGTCGGCTCCTCGGTGCAGAACCTGAAGAAAGGCGACCACGTGCTGGTGCCCTTCAACATCTTTTGCGGCAGCTGCTTCTTCTGCCAGAAGGAGCTGTACAGCAATTGCCACAACACGAACCCGCATGCGACGGCGGTGGGCGGCATCTACGGTTACTCGCACACGACCGGTGGCTACGACGGCGGCCAGGCCGAATACGTGCGGGTGCCGATGGCGGACGTCGGACCGACCGTGATCCCCGAGGACCTCGACGTCGACGACGCGGTGCTGCTGACCGACGTGGTGCCGACCGGCTACCAGGCCGCGGAGATGGGCGACATCCAGGAAGGCGACACCGTGGTGGTGTTCGGCGCGGGACCGGTGGGCATCTTTGCCGCAAAGTCGGCCTGGCTCATGGGCGCGGGCCGCGTGATCGTCGTCGACCACCTCGACTACCGGCTGGAGTTCGTGCGTCGCTACGCGCAGTGCGAGACGGTCAACTTCCGCGAAGTCGCGGACATGGCCGTGCACCTGAAGAAGATGACCGACTGGCTCGGGCCGGACGTGTGCATCGACGCCGTGGGCGCGGAAGCGGACGGCAGCATGGTGCAGCGCTTCACGGGCGTGACCCTGCCGCTGCAGGCGGGCGCGGCCACGGCGCTGCACTGGTGCATCAACTCGGTCCGCAAGGGCGGAACGGTGTCCATCGTGGGCGTGTACGGGCCGACCTTCAACGCGGTGCCGATCGGCAATGCGATCAACAAGGGCCTGACGCTGCGCATGAACCAGGCCAGCGTCAAGCGCCACCTGCCGCGCCTGATCGAGCACGTGCGGGCCGGCCGCCTGAAGCCCAGCGAGATCATCACCCACCGCATCCCGCTGGAGGACGTGGCCGATGCTTACCACCTGTTCTCCAGCAAGCTGGACAACTGCATCAAGCCGGTGCTGATCCCGCCGTCGATGCGCCATTGA
- the rocF gene encoding arginase encodes MSKTISLIGAPTDVGASVRGAGMGPDALRVAGLMDALRAHRLEVVDRGNLSGPPNPWLPPHGGLRHLEEVVAWNWAVYTAVDLALSEGQVPLLMGGDHCLAIGSISAVARHCRATGKQLRVVWLDAHTDVNTETISPSGNLHGMPVSCLLGHGPKKLVGWSGEPAAITPEQIDFIGIRSVDADEKQAIRQLGLQVFDMRHIDEHGMRTTMSEVLQDVHEDTHLHVSFDLDCLDPADAPGVGTGVRGGPTYREMQLCMEMIADTGRMASLDVVEINPALDVRNRTAELAVEFIQSLFGASTLAR; translated from the coding sequence ATGAGCAAGACCATCAGCCTGATCGGCGCGCCCACCGACGTCGGCGCGAGCGTCCGCGGCGCGGGCATGGGACCGGATGCCCTGCGCGTGGCGGGGCTGATGGACGCACTGCGTGCGCACCGCCTCGAAGTCGTGGACCGCGGCAACCTCTCCGGCCCGCCCAATCCCTGGCTGCCGCCGCATGGCGGATTGCGGCACCTGGAGGAAGTCGTGGCCTGGAACTGGGCCGTGTACACCGCCGTCGATCTGGCGTTGAGCGAAGGGCAGGTGCCGCTGCTCATGGGAGGCGACCACTGCCTCGCGATCGGCTCCATCAGCGCGGTGGCGCGCCACTGCCGTGCCACCGGCAAGCAGCTGCGCGTCGTGTGGCTCGACGCGCACACCGACGTCAACACCGAAACGATCAGCCCCAGCGGCAACCTGCACGGCATGCCCGTGTCCTGCCTGCTGGGCCACGGCCCGAAGAAATTGGTCGGCTGGAGCGGCGAGCCGGCCGCGATCACGCCGGAGCAGATCGACTTCATCGGCATCCGCAGCGTCGATGCCGACGAGAAGCAGGCGATCCGCCAGCTCGGGCTGCAGGTGTTCGACATGCGGCACATCGACGAGCACGGCATGCGCACCACCATGTCGGAGGTGCTGCAGGACGTGCACGAGGACACCCACCTGCACGTGAGCTTCGACCTCGATTGCCTCGACCCGGCCGATGCGCCCGGCGTGGGGACCGGCGTGCGCGGTGGCCCGACCTACCGCGAGATGCAGCTGTGCATGGAGATGATCGCGGACACGGGCCGGATGGCGTCGCTCGACGTCGTGGAGATCAATCCGGCGCTGGATGTGCGCAACCGCACGGCTGAACTGGCCGTGGAATTCATACAGAGCCTGTTCGGCGCTTCCACGCTGGCCCGCTGA
- a CDS encoding lysozyme inhibitor LprI family protein, with protein MDPAIENTDLGPPPAPPILRRGLPVAIVAHVLLGVALAFGLQWKRQPDPAAAAVPLPPVTAAAPSTATMGAGPAPSQPPAAVQQQPLQQQPPPSRVAAPVSQAPAPAPAARAPAPASPPTQVVARNTARPAPPPAAGERVSPSFDCDKARSVPERIICADPDLSRQDRELGRLYARAREASPNPGAFRRHSDARWADRERQCRDRECLQRWYAQRREELSAALGEAPPNR; from the coding sequence ATGGACCCGGCCATCGAGAACACGGACCTGGGACCGCCGCCGGCGCCTCCCATCCTCAGGCGCGGGCTGCCCGTGGCCATCGTGGCGCACGTGCTGCTCGGGGTCGCGCTCGCCTTCGGCTTGCAATGGAAGCGGCAGCCCGATCCGGCGGCCGCCGCGGTTCCACTGCCTCCCGTGACGGCCGCTGCGCCTTCGACGGCCACCATGGGGGCGGGGCCCGCGCCATCGCAGCCGCCTGCGGCCGTGCAACAGCAACCGCTGCAGCAGCAGCCGCCGCCATCGCGCGTCGCAGCGCCCGTCTCGCAGGCGCCCGCGCCGGCTCCGGCTGCACGCGCACCCGCGCCGGCTTCGCCGCCGACGCAGGTCGTCGCGCGCAATACCGCGCGGCCCGCGCCCCCGCCGGCCGCGGGCGAACGCGTGTCGCCCAGCTTCGATTGCGACAAGGCGCGCTCCGTGCCCGAGCGCATCATCTGCGCCGATCCCGACCTCTCGCGCCAGGACCGCGAACTCGGACGCCTCTACGCCCGCGCGCGGGAAGCGTCGCCCAATCCCGGCGCTTTCCGGCGCCATAGCGATGCCCGCTGGGCCGATCGCGAGCGGCAATGCCGCGACCGCGAGTGCCTGCAGCGCTGGTACGCGCAGCGGCGCGAGGAGCTGTCGGCCGCCCTCGGCGAGGCGCCGCCCAACCGTTGA